Part of the Quercus lobata isolate SW786 chromosome 6, ValleyOak3.0 Primary Assembly, whole genome shotgun sequence genome, TTCCGCTTTTGCTCTCTGTCTTCATCATTCACAGCACAcgaaattaatatgtttatttgtgGCCTTTAATTGGggctttaaattaaaaaaaaaaaaaaggttaaccTGTGGTTGAagagatatttttaaaaattttgtatgagaaatgaaaaaagtaattttctcttttctgaaagtttttaatatttaagcattagaattgtttttaaaaaatccattAACAAATAATTTAAAGATATCAATATTCCTTTAATCAACTCTGTTTTTGGTTAGGAGGATATATTGAATTGAAAATGACAGCCACCCAATTGGCTTAACTTAATGACATGGTAGCTGCTATCGTTttcatttaagaaaaaaaaaaaaaaaaaaaaaaaaaacatagtagCCAACTTGACATTTCCCGTTAATTCACCTAAAATTGGGATGATATTAACAGGGGTTTAAAATGGCGTGACATcattttattgattataaaaaaaaaagtaaagattaaaataatcttataatatatatatccttaaatcctaaaaaaaaaaaaaatgaataagttGAACATAACCCTCTTAAACTACAATATCCCCAAAGTTTGGagttgtttgaattttacatttgaaattttagaatttggattttatcctATGAAATTCTATTTCATTTGCATCAATAGTCCTTTCATCcatattttttgttaagtgtATTCAATAAAATGACATTTCCCATTATTTCGTGGGGTAAATTATCTCAAAGAAATATGGATGGAGAGACTATTGAtgtaaatgaaataaaatttcagagggtaaaatccaaacactcctaAACTTTAGAGTTGTAGTTTTCAACTTAttcatttaatttgttttttaggaTTTAAGGATACAAATATAAGATTATTTTAATCTTTACATTTCTTTTATAATACTAGTGGTCAAGATTATTTCTTGCCATCGTTCTAGTAACAAACCTTCCTAATATACGATTGATTAAATTTTGCTATATTTAAACAAATGTTGTCTATTTTAAGGACCTTTTTAGCTTAATAAGCACTTCTTTAGTTTTTCTAATGAAAATatctagagttcaaatcctcTACTttcaactattaaattatcaaaaacaaaaaatataaatattaactATTACcatttcaatatttatttttaaattattgatgtaaggacacgattcatggcggaccgtaacagtgtcgggttcgcgcgtgaaaaggccctaacaatatcatttgtagagcgtgggtttggaaggctaggccttgatcgacagacggtgggtttttcgtggtgttcgtacaagtttaagttttccttcacccctggagtctttctcctggaggtgggctgggaggctctggtttttggccatttttcccaaccccctctctaggttccttatttttccttttatactcgcctgcgtccactatccttcatccacgtatagggtcaacctttccaaggctgatactagTCCCGTCAGTCTATACCCAAAGTCATTGGgaatggttgtaaaagccaaagaatgcggctctgtcaggttcagagcattaaatggcagtaacagcagctttccctggatattttagatctttcttccaagtttcagtcctataccgtttttacccttctttctgggGATACTTTGGGTCTGCTGAGGACTGAACTGCCTTCGggggtatccaaaggctatcttgtcgagtttgggccatagccctccttggcttgggccttcggattctccccgggtaaatgggcctggcccataaatcatttgggccccacaattgataatgtgaaaaaaaaatgaaatctacttATTTCAATGGATAATATTTTAGAAGGTGGAGTTAACCAAAAAACTctataaaagaaaagtttaatcCAATGGAATTTTGTGAGATGACAcacattttaatgaaataaaagatatataataattttccgAAAATGCTTTTAACTGGACTATATGTACGTTTAAAATTATCTTACACTCGCATTTATCAGttgatcttcattatttttttatgaaaatatattagatttattttgtttgattaaaatATGTACACTATTTACAAGCTTTCATGTATTGTATTCAGACAAAAACGAAGCAAAATTAACATGATTACTTACCATAAACATTCTTTTGCCTCATACGTATGAAGATTTATATATTGCTTCATCATCTTTAGGCTATTCCGAAGAATTCCTACTTATAATTACAATGGGTGTGAAATAGAGAGACTAAAGTCATCCTGATTTAATCAGATGCTCTAAAAATTTCGAGCATAATAAATTTTTGGTCGACCTGAATCAAAATCTTAATGGAACTAATGGAGGATCTGGTCGTCATTGACGTGATGGGCTCGGTCTCAAGCTTAAATTATAAAGCTTGGGAGATGGGCTTGAACAAGAAGCCCATAGCCCAACGGCTTCATACCAAAACTAGGCTTACAGAGTGAGGGCCGACTTAAACTAATGAACTGGtttgcatgaaatttgatagCAATCAACTCTGTTTCTTTTAGGGGCAAAGCAATATTTGGTAACATACTAAGACTTGCTTACAATTTTGCTAGGATAAACCACATAATGTGATTACTCCAATCCgactattaaaattttcaatacaGATTGAGCTCAAGTATATCAATAATATAGAttatatgtttgaatttaattcattttcttattgaaCAAAGTTCAAGTTTGTTCATGAAATACTCGATTAACAtattctttttctatatatGGTAAACAACGTATCTTTGATGATCACCTTTTCCATTAAGCCAAaataccaattaattttttgtgtgggCAGGATTAGAACCTAGTTGAatgttaaattaataaaattgcaAGATAAATTAATGATTTGAAGAAAGTGAATGATGATTAGCAGGactaaaaaatttctaacaaaaCTGAATGTTGAATTAATGAATTGAAGAAACTGAATAATTAAGTAGAAATATTACAAACTTCTATTTACAATCATCACAAGTCTCAAATGCTATGTATCACATTACATTAACTTTGTGATGTCGCAGAAGCCTAAAGAAAGCACACACGATGCTCTCTTGATGGAACAGAAACTAAACTATTAGTTCCtggtagtaaacctcgaatccatGAAGGGTTTCCCAGAATCCACAAGGAGAATAAAAATGGAATCCACcagaagaaaattttgacaaaatgattgtgtttattgataatagtctgATTTGCCACTGATgactacaaaacatataaatattgagaaaaacgcctaaaaaccctaattcgcaCTAATTACGTGATTAAGTCACAAAAATACcgaattttacaaaaaatagcaaaattgagttaaatgcaaaattataaactaCTGACTTTAAGGGTCGTCTCAAAACAGACGAGACCTTATTctgacttttaaactaaaagttattaaggaaaaacaaatattactataaatagcaaaaacactGTTTTCAGGGCCTTAATGAAGGAATTCGCCTAAATTTTGGCAACATTTATGGCATCATGAGTTTGGATCAGAACGCCGTTTCCCTTCAACCTGTCAAATTTCATACAATTCCGACACTGTTACCCCGACGGCCTCTATTGGCACCTCCTTTGATCTTGCGTTGTGACTTCCTACGTCCCTGCTGCTCCAGGAAGACATGTGCTGTCTGTTCTACATCACTTTGGCAATGGTAAATTGAAGTTTGGATGTCTCCATAAAGTACACCCGCCAGGAGGTGCCAATTGTACCAATGGATCATGTCAAGTATTAGACTATTTTGATTGTCATTCTCTTTCCATTTGTCATTTATATTATCGTTTCCCATACTTGTAAGGTTCAGCCCTCTCAACCTCCAAAGTCCAACTTTACAGTTTGTGACTCCTATTCCGCAATGCCCTTTCCACAGCTTCCTCTGAATCGAAACTAACAAATCCAAAGCCCCTCCGTTTGTTGGTTATACATAAAGAAAGCCTCAGTAACCGTGccaaaactatcaaaatatttctTGAATTCCGGCTCAGATCATTTGGAATACCTTTTACAAAAATCTTATGAATACTAGTTCCATTATTGTGCAGTTCCTGATTCCTGTCCTAAGATTTTGCCTTCTTAACCTCCACAGTCCGATTTTTCAGTTTGTGAAACCCTTTCTGCAGCACATTATCCACAGCTTCTTCTGAATCAAAACTAACAAATCCAAAGCCCCTCGGTTTGTGGTTTTTCTTGTCATACACAAAGCTAGCATCAGTAACCGTGCCAAAACTCTCAAAAGTAGTCCTTGAATTCCAGCTCAGTCAGATCACTTGGAAGACGACCTACAAAAATCTTCTTATTAATACTAGTTCCATTATTGTGCAGTTGTTCTGAGTGGTTATTCTGTTCTTGGATACTCTCACTAATGCACAGGGGTGGTTTCACATCTACCTGTAAAATCAGATTGGCGTACCTTATACACATAATGAAACGAAAAGCAGAAAGAAACACACTGATaacaaaagaatgaagaaatcaAAATCTGGATATAAGCGTGATAAAATTAATGCAGAAAGAACCACAATATAACAAGATAGAATATTATAcaagaacaaagaaacaaagcTCATATTCGCCGAAGTGTCCTCTCAAACAAGTACGTACCGAAGATTCTTCTCGAATGACTATATTAATAGTTTCTAGGTCTTTGAAAGTAACACAGCCAAACCCTCTTCGATCTTTGTCTGAGAGAACCAAAGCATGCATCACTTCCCCATACTTGCCGAAGTATCCTCTCAAATCAGCCTCACTCAACCTTCCACTCGTCGATTCCATGGAAAACCCACAATAGAAATCCTATCAAAATCCCATCTGGGAATGAAAGAAACCCCAAAATCAAATGAAGAACAATactaaaagaacaaaaaaacaaagaggcCTATACTAATGCACAATTAAGCAAGAACAATATTTTGAATCCTTTACAAAATATCTGAGAGACAGGGATGGACAATCTAGATTATCTTCTAGTCCAAGATAGTaagaaaaaactcaaacattaaaaaaaaaattatatataaaatgatacAGAAGAGTACAAAGATTAACATTAGGAGAACAAAGAATGCACAATTACGCAAGAACTGTATTTGGAATTTAGAAAATACTTATCTCAGGGACTATCTAGCGTATGTATGTAGTCCAAGATAGTATTCAAAAACTCAAccattgaaagaaaattttataaagaatCAAATAGAACACAAAGATTGAATATTTACGGAGAGAGAAATCAATGAGTAcctctttcattatttttcttggaaagaaaaaaaatgaggattAAATCAAAGAAACCCAAATGAGCAATCGGCACCAAATGGCTAGCACAAGTATATATAAAGAGATTGAttggagaagaaaaagatagaacGCAATTTAGTCCTTTCTTGAAGTGAAAATTTTCTCTGAGAGAAAATGCGAGGGAAAAGGTTATTCTCGTTAATATATAGTTAGGGATTATATTACCAAAACACCCTTGAGGTTTGGCTTAAGCCTTAACGGCAAGGcctcccttttcctttttctttttatttctttttaaccaaattttagtgaaaaagccagatctatttaaaaaaaaaaaaaaaaaattctttccatACATATTTAATGGAGTTAATTAGGCAACACTTTGTAAATTCTTTTGaagtcctttttattttatttttataatactaagtattttaacagaTATACAAGGGGAGaggagaaaaaattttaaagaaattttaagccttaacggcaaggcccccttttcctttttctttttatttcttttaaaccaaattttagtgaaaaagccagatctatttaaaaaataaaaaaaaattctttccatACATATTTAATGGAGTTAATTAGGCAACACTTTGTAAATTCTTTTGaagtcctttttattttatttttataatactaagtattttaacagaTATACAAGGGGAGaggagaaaaaattttaaagaaattttaagccttaacggcaaggcccccttttcctttttctttttatttcttttaaaccaaattttagtgaaaaagccagatctatttaaaaaataaaaaaaaattctttccatACATATTTAATGGAGTTAATTACGCAACATTTTGTAAATTCTTTTGaagtccttttatttttatttttataatactaagtattttaacagaTACACAAGAGGAGAGGggaaaaatttttaaagaaactaacagTGGTGTATGTCTAAAAAGGTTTAACTCTTGGATAAACAAGTTGAAATTAAGCACAAATTGCAAGATAAATTAAGcacaaattacaacttatccacTTGtagtttgactgaaatttaagttacttacctgtgatttgaaatttgacattttactcACCTGAGATTAGTTCAGTTAGAGTTCCATAACCCACCTTCGTTAAAAACATggttaaatatataattttgcttaatttttatgtctctctcccctacaaacacaaaaaacataaaaatacaagataaaataagatcaaaaggaTGTTggtaaagataaaagaagaagcTTCCTTTGCCTAAACTAAAGTCATCAACCAACTCAACTGATTATGGACTATCATTCTTCAATTCAGTCCATAAACAAACTTCCTACAAGCAAATCAAAAGCTATTGAATCGTGATGGTCCATGTATCAAAAGCTATATATGGGGAAGAAATCCTTATTAAGATGAGAATGAtgggtttggttttcttatgAACAAGAAGTTGCTAGGTTTTTGCAAATTTGGGTTGTAAATTGTGAGTTGATGGTGCTTTTTTTTGGTCCTTTCTCGACAACCTGTTTACTATTACCAGTCTCACTACCAGTGTCATATGACTCAATTGATCTGCTTAGATCATGTCCAACTTTATCTGCGTTGAGAAATTGTGAATCATCAGATAGTATAATACCAGAAGACCCTGAAAC contains:
- the LOC115950259 gene encoding heterogeneous nuclear ribonucleoprotein 1-like, with the protein product MEKEKEHFSVSGSSGIILSDDSQFLNADKVGHDLSRSIESYDTGSETGNSKQDFYCGFSMESTSGRLSEADLRGYFGKYGEVMHALVLSDKDRRGFGCVTFKDLETINIVIREESSVDVKPPLCISESIQEQNNHSEQLHNNGTSINKKIFVGRLPSDLTELEFKDYF